From the genome of Danio aesculapii chromosome 16, fDanAes4.1, whole genome shotgun sequence, one region includes:
- the pmvk gene encoding phosphomevalonate kinase, whose translation MSMKYALHVNTTMTATQPSIILLFSGKRKSGKDYVTDLIQKRLTAEICCILRLSAPLKEQYAKDHNLDYEELMGSGQYKESYRADMIHWGEMKRQQDSGFFCRLAIKHAAQPVWIISDCRRISDVQWFHEAFPDKCVCVRVEASEHTRSQRGWRFTSGIDDAESECGLDEGVKFDRIIRNDGTDDILEKHLDDLLSSVESQVDLKTHTIAS comes from the exons ATGAGCATGAAGTACGCATTACATGTAAATACAACCATGACAGCTACACAACCTAGCATCATTCTTTTATTCAGTGGTAAGCGAAAGTCAGGAAAGGACTATGTGACAGATTTAATACAGAAAAG ACTGACTGCAGAGATCTGCTGTATACTCAGACTGTCTGCACCTCTCAAAGAGCAGTACGCAAAG GATCATAATCTTGACTATGAGGAGCTGATGGGTTCTGGTCAGTATAAGGAGAGCTATCGTGCTGACATGATCCACTGGGGTGAGATGAAGAGACAGCAGGACTCTGGCTTCTTCTGTAGACTGGCCATCAAACATGCCGCACAGCCCGTCTGG ATAATCAGCGACTGCAGAAGGATATCTGATGTGCAGTGGTTTCATGAAGCGTTTCctgataagtgtgtgtgtgttcgggtgGAGGCGTCTGAACACACCAGATCACAGAGGGGTTGGAGATTCACCTCAG GTATAGACGACGCTGAGTCTGAGTGTGGTTTGGATGAGGGTGTGAAGTTTGACCGTATCATTAGGAACGATGGAACTGATGACATTCTGGAGAAACATCTGGACGATCTTCTGTCATCGGTCGAGTCACAGGTggacttaaaaacacacacaatagcaTCATAA